A window from Zingiber officinale cultivar Zhangliang chromosome 7A, Zo_v1.1, whole genome shotgun sequence encodes these proteins:
- the LOC121999771 gene encoding uncharacterized mitochondrial protein AtMg00810-like — MKDLGLLCYFLGIEIASSVKGYLLSQSKYIADLFKRARLTDNRVVDTPLETNARYSLSLSDGSPLPDPNLYHTVVESLIYLTVTRSNIAYVVHVVSQSVTAPTTIHWAAILRYLRGT; from the coding sequence atgaaagacttgggtttaCTGTGCTATTTTTTGGGGATTGAGATCGCCTCTTCAGTTAAAGGTTATCTCTTGTCTCAGTCAAAGTACATAGCTGATCTATTTAAGCGTGCACGTCTCACTGACAATAGGGTAGTTGATACTCCCCTTGAGACTAATGCTAGGTACTCTTTATCTTTATCAGATGGTTCTCCTTTGCCAGATCCTAACCTCTACCATACTGTTGTGGAAAGCTTGATTTATCTCACTGTGACTCGTTCTAATATTGCATATGTTGTACATGTGGTTAGTCAGTCTGTCACTGCACCGACCACAATTCATTGGGCTGCTATTCTTCGGTATCTTCGAGGAACTTAG
- the LOC122000556 gene encoding acidic endochitinase-like, producing MASPSHLLLIALLLPALASFSNAGKIAVYWGQNGYEGTLAEACNTDLYGYVVLAFLTTFGNSQNPVLNLAGHCDPPSGTCRYLSAEIRQCQSKDIKVLLSLGGAIGSYWLSSSDDARNVSRYLWDNYLGGSSSSRPLGDAALDGIDFDIEHGSPDHYGDLAQSLVDLGKQAGTRVYLSAAPQCPFPDQLLGPALRAVTFDYVWVQFYNNPSCDYSSGVSAIVRAWITWTSNLPSSTVFLGLPASQNAAGSGYIPPEDLISKVLPAIKPLSSNYGGIMLWSRYFDGISGYSIAVRPYVLSDQIDKPNSVPQIDKANSLNVREE from the exons ATGGCTTCTCCCTCTCATCTCCTTCTCATTGCCCTCCTTCTTCCTGCTCTCGCTTCCTTCTCCAACGCCGGCAAGATCGCCGTCTACTGGGGCCAGAATGGCTACGAGGGCACCTTGGCGGAGGCATGCAACACCGATCTCTACGGATACGTCGTTCTCGCCTTCCTGACCACCTTCGGCAACAGCCAAAACCCCGTCCTCAACCTCGCCGGCCACTGCGACCCTCCTTCAGGCACCTGCAGATATCTCAGCGCCGAGATCCGCCAGTGCCAGTCCAAAGATATCAAGGTGCTGTTGTCTCTCGGCGGAGCCATCGGAAGCTACTGGCTCTCCTCCTCAGACGACGCGAGGAACGTGTCGAGGTACCTGTGGGACAACTACCTCGGCGGGTCGTCGAGCTCCCGGCCGCTGGGAGACGCGGCGCTCGACGGCATCGACTTCGACATCGAGCATGGCTCGCCGGACCACTACGGGGACCTGGCGCAGTCGCTCGTCGACCTGGGCAAGCAGGCGGGCACGAGAGTGTACCTGTCGGCGGCGCCGCAGTGCCCGTTCCCGGACCAGCTGCTGGGGCCGGCGCTGCGGGCCGTGACGTTCGACTACGTGTGGGTGCAATTCTACAACAACCCGAGCTGCGACTACAGCTCGGGGGTCAGCGCCATCGTCCGAGCGTGGATCACGTGGACTTCCAACTTGCCGTCGTCGACGGTGTTCCTGGGGCTGCCCGCGTCGCAGAATGCTGCCGGGAGCGGCTACATCCCTCCGGAAGACCTCATATCGAAGGTGCTGCCGGCGATCAAGCCGCTGTCGTCCAACTACGGCGGCATCATGTTGTGGAGTAGGTACTTCGACGGTATCAGTGGATACAGCATCGCCGTCCGACCATACGTACTGTCTGATCAG ATCGATAAACCAAACTCAGTGCCACAGATAGATAAAGCGAACTCACTGAATGTGAGAGAGGAATAA